DNA sequence from the bacterium genome:
GGCGCGACCTCAAGCTGACCGACGCGCAGCTCGGGCGGTTCCCGTTCGTCTTCCTCGTCGTCTACATGATCGCCGCGCCGATCTTCGGCGCGCTCGCCGAGAGGCGTTCCCGCACCCGCCTCGCCGCGCTCGGCGTCCTGATCTTCAGCGGCTGCACGGCGCTCGCCGCCGGCGCCGCGAGCTACGGGCAGCTTCTGCTGACGCGCGGCCTCGTCGGCGTCGGCGAGGCGTCGTACGCCGCGCTCGCCCCGGCGATCCTCTCCGACCTCTTCGCCGAGTCGGAGCGGGCGAAGCGCTTCACCTGGTTCTATCTGGCGATCCCCCTCGGCTCGGCGCTCGGCTACGCCCTCGGCGGCGGCGCGGCGCAGCTCTGGGGCTGGAGGGCGGCGTTCTTCGTCGTCGGCCTCCCCGGAGCGTTCGTCGCGTTCCTCTTGTGGCGCCTCCCCGATCCGCCGCGCGGCGCGATGGACGGCGGCGACCCCGCGGCGGGGCTCTCCCTGAGGGCGCGCCTTTCGATGGTCCTCGGGAACCGCGCCTGGCGGGCCTGCACCGCCTGCTACGTCGGCTACACCTTCGCCATGGGCGCCCTCGCCCACTGGGCGCCGACGCTGCTCCAGCGGCGGTTCGGCGTCTCGACCGGCGAGGCGGGGCTGGTCTTCGGCGGCCTCGCCGTGGCGACCGGGATCCTCGGCACGCTGGCCGGCGGCGCGATCACCGACCGCTGGCAGCGCCGCTTCCCCGACGCGGGGATCGCCCTCTCCGCCGGCACGCTGCTCCTCGCCGCCCCGGTCGTCGTCGCGAGCCTGAAGGTCGGCTCGTACGGCGCCGCGCTGGCCCTGTTCTTCCTCGGGATGCTGCTGCTCTTCGTCAACACCAGCCCGGTCAACGCCTTGACGGTCAGCGTCCTGCCGGCCGGCGCGCGGGCCCTCGGGGCCGCCGTCAACGTCCTGCTGATCCATCTCCTCGGCGACGCGCTCAGCCCGCAGCTGGTCGGCCTGCGGAGCGAAACCGCGGGCGGCGGGGCCGACGGCCTGGCCTCGGCCCTGCTCGTCACGGTTCCGGCGATTGTGGCCGCGGCGGCCGCCCTTTGGTGGGCGCGCGGGGGACGGCGAGTCGGGCTAGAGTAACGTCATGCGATTCTTAAGCCGCCGCTTCCTCCGGGTTCTGCTCTGGCTCAACGTCGCCCTGCTGATGGCCGGCGTGGGGTTCGGCTTCATCCTGAGCCGCGGTCTGCCGAGCACCGACGCGATGGACCTGCAGCGCCTGCCGCAGATGACGGTCCTGCTCGACCGCAACGGGGGCCGGCTCTACTCCTTCGCCGAGCAGCGGCGCACGCCGGTGACGCTGGACAAGATCAGCCCGATCTTCGTCAAGGCGCTTCTGGCGACGGAAGACCCGCGCTTCGAGCGGCACATCGGAATCGACCTCAAGGCGATCGCCCGCGCCGGACTGGCGACGGCGACGACGCTCCACTTCGGCCAGGGCGGCAGCACGATCACGCAGCAGTTGGCCCGCGACACCTTCCTCTACCCGAGCAAGACGGTCACCCGCAAGCTGCGCGAGATGATCCTCGCCCTCTCGATCGAGCGCCGCTACACGAAGCGCGAGATCCTCGAGCTCTACTGCAACCGGATCTACCTCGGCCACGGCCGCTACGGCATCGAGGCGGCCTCGGAGTTCTACTTCAACAAGAAGGCCAAGAACCTGACGCTGCCCGAGGCGGCGCTCCTCGCCGGGCTGCCGCAGCGTCCGGAAGGCTATTCGCCGATCAAGGCCCCGCGCCTCGCCCTCGCCCGCCGCGCCCACGTCCTCGACCGGATGGTGGACGAAGGGGTGCTGACCCGCGCCGAGGCCGACGCCGCGAAGGCCGCGCCGCTCGGCATCTCGCCGACCGCGACGCGCCGCGTCTACGGCCAGTTCTTCGTCGAGGAAGTGCGCCGCTTCCTGCTCAAGCAGTTCGGCGAGGAGGCGCTCTACCGCTCCGGGCTGCAGGTCCGCACGACGCTCGACCCGAAGCTCCAGCGCGCCGCGGAGCGCGCCGTGGCCGCCGGCCTCGACGAGTTCGGGCGGCGCCACCGCTCCGTGCCGGTCGGCCAGGCGATCCCCGAGAACGGCGACCCGAGCGACTACGACGACCCGTCGTGGAGCGACGCCCTCCGCGCCGGCGACATCGTGCCGGCGGTCGCGACGTCCACCGGGCTCGAGGCCGCCGAGGTGCGGATCGGCGCGCGGCGCTTCACGATCGGCGCGCGCGAGATCGCCTGGACCGGCCGCCGCGTCACGCAGGGGCTGATCGTTCCGGGGAAGATCTATCCGGTGAAGGTGCTCGAGACCGACGGCGCGGGGGCGCCGACGCAGATCGAGCTGGCCAGCGACCCGAATTGCGAGGCGGCGTTCCTCGCGCTCGATCCGCGCGACGGCGAGGTCCTCGCCCTCGTCGGCGGAAAGGACTTCGACCGCAGCGAGTTCGACCGCGCGACGCAGGCGGCGCGGCAGGCCGGCTCGGCCTTCAAGCCGTTCATCTACGTCGCGGCGCTGGAGCAAGGGATCTCGCCGGGGCAGCTCGTCTGGGACGTTCCGACCGTCTGGACGGAGCCGGGCATTCCCGCGCCGTACAAGCCGGAGAACTACGACCAGAAGTACGAAGGGCTGATCACGCTCCAGCACGCGCTCGACCACTCCCGCAACATCCCCACCGTGCGGCTGCTCGACGCGCTCGGCTACGCGCCGGCGATCGAGATGGGCAAGCGGCTCGGCGTCCACACCGCGCTGCGCGCCTATCCCTCGCTCGCGCTCGGCGCGTTCGAGGTGAAGCTGATCGACATCGTCGCCGCCTACGGCGCCTTCGCCAACGGCGGGACGCTCGTCGCGCCGCGGATGGTCCGCTCGGTGCAGAGCGCCGACGGGCAGGAGCTCTGGTCGTCGAAGGCCGAGACGAAGGAAGTCCTGACGCCGGAGGTCGCCGCGCAGGCCTCGGAAATGCTCAAGGGGCCGACGACGCGCGGCACCGCCGCCGACGCGCTCCGCCTCGGGCGGCCGACGATCGGCAAGACCGGCACGACCGACGACTACACCGACGCCTGGTTCATCGGCGCGACCCCTTCGGTCGCCGCCGGGGCGTGGGTCGGCTACGACCAGCGCCAGAGCCTCGGACGGGGCGAGACCGGCTCCCGCGCCGCGCTGCCGATCTGGCTGCGCTTCATGGACGAAGGGCTCGCCGGGCGGCCGAGCGAGGAGTTCCCGCGGCCGCAGGGAATGGAGACGGCGACGCTCGACCTGGCCACCGGCCTGCGCGGCGGGCCGGAGCTCGGCTGCGAAAAGACGTTCGCCGCGCCGTTCGCCGAAGGGAAGGCGCCGCAGAAGAGCTGCACGACGCGCGACCATCTCCGCGCGCGCCTCCCCTACCCGATCCAGGGGTATCCGCTGACGGCGCAGGGAGCGCTGGTGATCCCGACGCTCGACGCGGCGCGGCTGACGACGATCGCGCCGGAGAAGTTCATCGTCGGCGAGGGCGGCAAGGAGCTGCACTACTCGTGGGGCGATCTCGCGGGGACGATCCCGCTCGCCTGGTCGGCCAAGGACTTCGCGCGCTTCCAGCAGGAGGTCGCCGAGGGCGCCGAGGCGCTTTGGGCGAAGGAGAGCGGCGGGGTCCGCTACGGCGCGGCGCGCGGCCGCGACGACTGGCCGGCGCAGGTGGAGGGGATCAACCGCAGCGGCCAGATGCGGCCGCTCCCCGCGATCGTCGATCCCTGACCGAGGCCGCCGCGCGCGCTTGGCGCCGCCGCGCGGCCGACTACGCGATTCCGACGCGGCGCCCGTGTGACCGCGGCGCGGCCGATTATTCGATTCCGACGCGGCGCCAGGCCAGCGCCGAGGCGCCGGCGATCTCGCCCGCGGCGGCGGTCCCGGCGCGGCGCGCGAGAACGGCGCGCAGCGCGGCGTCGGCCGCGCCGGCGTCGCGCGCGGCGAGCACTTCGTCCGCGCGCCACGGCGCGCCGTCGATCCGCGGCTCGAAGAGATCGACGAGCACCAGCGCGGCGCCGCGCCGGCGACGGAGGTCGATCGTCGGGGCGCCGTCCTTCCAGTCCGGCGCGGCGACGACGACGAAGCGGCCGCGCGGCGCGGCGTCGTCGCCGACGATCCGCACCCGCCGCTCGTCCCCGGCGAGGATCCGCAGCCGCTCCGCGACCGCCGCGGCCAGTTCCCCTTCCTGCGGCGCGGCGACGATCGTCACGGACCGCCCTTGGCCGAAGAGAACGGCCCACGCCTCGAGCGCCGCGCCCCGTCCCGCGAGCGCCGCCGCGGCGGCGTCCGCGGCCCGTCCCGCGGCGTCCGCGAGGAGCGCGCCCGACGGCGCGCGCGCGGCGCGATGCAGCACTTGGACGACGACCTGACGCTTCGCGGCGGTCCGCGTCGGCGCGCCCGCGACGACCCGCGGCGGCGCGCCCGCGACGACCGCGCCGGCGCCGGCGATCAACGCCGACGCGAGGCCGAGGGCGAGAAGCGCGCGGCCGCCCTTTCGGGTCACGAGGTTCTTCAGATCCGCCCCGAGACGGTGAACTCGTCCCGGGCGTACTTCGACGCGAGCAGCTCGACCGCGCGCGCGGCGTCCGCCTCCGGCCACGCCCACTCGCGCGCCTCGGCCCGCAGCAGCCGCGACAGCTCGGCCGCCGCGGCGCTCCAGAGCGCGCGGTGGTCCGGCGAGGCGCTCGCCGCCGCCGCCTCGTCCCGCTTCGGATCCCAGCGACCGGCGAAGGCGCGCAGCTCGGGCGTCGCCGAGACGAGCGGCAGCGCCGACTGGACGAGCGCCGAGCGGCCGAACCGCGCCAGCGCGACCCCCGCGACCTTCGTCTCGCCGACGAGGACCTCGTCCCGGTCGGCGCGCATGAAGCAGACCTCGGCGCGCGTCGCCGGCTGGGCCATGCCGCCGAAGACCAGCGCCGGCGCGCCGCACGCCGTCAGCCCCGCGGCGATTCCCTGCGCCGTGCGGCGGGCGGCGGTCCGCAGGTCGCCGGGACCGAGCGGCCCCCGCACCGCGAACGTCAACGCCAGATCGCCGGGAAGATGCAGCAGCCAGCCGCCGCCGGTCGGCCGGCGCGCGATCCGCACCCCCGCCTCCCGCGCGTCGGCGAGCAGTTCCGGAGGAACGGCCTGCGCGCGGCCGAGCGTCACCGTCGGCGTCGCCCAGCGGTGCGCGCGCAGCAGGAAGTCGAGCCCCGCGCCGTCCTGCAGCGCCTCGAGCGTCGCCTCGTCGCGCGCCATCGCCAAGGCGCCGTCCTCGGCGTCGTCCCACACGCAGCCCAATGTCTTGTTCATGCCGATCGCTGTCCCGAGGCGAGCGCGATCCGCTCCTGCAGGCGGCGCGCGGCCGGATGCCGCGGCTCGAGCCGCGTCAGTTCGCGCTGGAAGACGACGGCGTCCTTGACCCGGTCGGTCTGCAGCGCGAGCTCCGCCAGCACGGCGAGGAGCTCCGCGCGCAGGCTCGGCGCGAGCTGGTCCGCCGCGAAGTAGACGGCCAAGGCCTCCTGATAGGCCCGTTCCTGCTGCCCCGCGGCGGCGCGGACGCGCGAGAGGAGCACGACCGCGTCCACGCGCCGCGCCGGATCGCCGAGGACCGGCTCGAGCAGCGGCGCCGCCTGGTCGTACAGCCCCATCTCGACGAGGCCGAGCGCCATCTGGTAGTTCATCTCGGCGTCGCCCGGATCGACGGCCTTGTTGATCGAGTGCTCGAGCTGCGCGAGGTCGATGCCGGCGAGGCTGACGTCGATGGCCGAGGGCGCCGCGGGCGCCGGCGCCGGCGGCGGTTCGGCCTGGGGCGGCGCCGGCGGCGTCGCGGCCGCGCGATCCTCCGCTTCCTCGTCCATGAAGACGAACATCGCGTCGTCGTCCGCCGCTTCCGCGCTCGGCGCCCCGCCGCGCGCCGGCGCGCGCGTCGGCCGCACCAGGGCCCACAGTTCGGCGACGGCGGGATGGTCGCGCAGCGCCGGATCGATCGACTCCAGCGCGTTCCGCGCCTCGTGCATCAACCCCTGCCGGACGAGGGCCTGCGCCTCCAGCAGACGGGCCTGCGCCTCGAACGACAGCGGAGCGCCCGCCTCCGGCGACGACGGCTCCGGGCGGCGGTCCTCTTCGCGGTCGGCGTACTTGCGGTAGACCGGCGCGTCGCGGCGCGGCGGCGGCGCCGCGGGAACCGCGCCCGTCGCCACGACCGGCGTCGTGGCGATCTCGTCCTCGGGGGACGGCGGATAGGCGGACCAGCCCGGCGAGGCCGGCGCGGACGCCGGCGCCGGCGCTTCCGCCGCGTTCTGCGCCCCCGCCTGCCCGCCGGTCCGATCATCCTCCGAGATCGTCAGCCGGAGCAGCAGGTCCATCGCCCGCTGGTCGCCG
Encoded proteins:
- a CDS encoding PBP1A family penicillin-binding protein; the protein is MRFLSRRFLRVLLWLNVALLMAGVGFGFILSRGLPSTDAMDLQRLPQMTVLLDRNGGRLYSFAEQRRTPVTLDKISPIFVKALLATEDPRFERHIGIDLKAIARAGLATATTLHFGQGGSTITQQLARDTFLYPSKTVTRKLREMILALSIERRYTKREILELYCNRIYLGHGRYGIEAASEFYFNKKAKNLTLPEAALLAGLPQRPEGYSPIKAPRLALARRAHVLDRMVDEGVLTRAEADAAKAAPLGISPTATRRVYGQFFVEEVRRFLLKQFGEEALYRSGLQVRTTLDPKLQRAAERAVAAGLDEFGRRHRSVPVGQAIPENGDPSDYDDPSWSDALRAGDIVPAVATSTGLEAAEVRIGARRFTIGAREIAWTGRRVTQGLIVPGKIYPVKVLETDGAGAPTQIELASDPNCEAAFLALDPRDGEVLALVGGKDFDRSEFDRATQAARQAGSAFKPFIYVAALEQGISPGQLVWDVPTVWTEPGIPAPYKPENYDQKYEGLITLQHALDHSRNIPTVRLLDALGYAPAIEMGKRLGVHTALRAYPSLALGAFEVKLIDIVAAYGAFANGGTLVAPRMVRSVQSADGQELWSSKAETKEVLTPEVAAQASEMLKGPTTRGTAADALRLGRPTIGKTGTTDDYTDAWFIGATPSVAAGAWVGYDQRQSLGRGETGSRAALPIWLRFMDEGLAGRPSEEFPRPQGMETATLDLATGLRGGPELGCEKTFAAPFAEGKAPQKSCTTRDHLRARLPYPIQGYPLTAQGALVIPTLDAARLTTIAPEKFIVGEGGKELHYSWGDLAGTIPLAWSAKDFARFQQEVAEGAEALWAKESGGVRYGAARGRDDWPAQVEGINRSGQMRPLPAIVDP
- a CDS encoding MFS transporter, with amino-acid sequence MSPTAPGRNDAARRALAVLAAVNLLNYVDRFVVAAVLEPMGRDLKLTDAQLGRFPFVFLVVYMIAAPIFGALAERRSRTRLAALGVLIFSGCTALAAGAASYGQLLLTRGLVGVGEASYAALAPAILSDLFAESERAKRFTWFYLAIPLGSALGYALGGGAAQLWGWRAAFFVVGLPGAFVAFLLWRLPDPPRGAMDGGDPAAGLSLRARLSMVLGNRAWRACTACYVGYTFAMGALAHWAPTLLQRRFGVSTGEAGLVFGGLAVATGILGTLAGGAITDRWQRRFPDAGIALSAGTLLLAAPVVVASLKVGSYGAALALFFLGMLLLFVNTSPVNALTVSVLPAGARALGAAVNVLLIHLLGDALSPQLVGLRSETAGGGADGLASALLVTVPAIVAAAAALWWARGGRRVGLE